In the genome of Salinirussus salinus, one region contains:
- a CDS encoding putative quinol monooxygenase, with the protein MLVIHASMPLDPEHREEALEHIRDLAETVREEEPGVLDYRATTDVNDPNVVRFFERYEDEQALAAHSQTDHYQAFAEALPGWLAGEPEVVRFDVDEMSELDL; encoded by the coding sequence ATGCTCGTCATCCACGCCAGCATGCCGCTGGACCCCGAACACCGCGAAGAGGCACTCGAGCACATCCGTGACCTGGCCGAGACGGTCCGTGAGGAGGAACCGGGCGTCCTCGACTACCGCGCGACGACGGACGTCAACGACCCCAACGTCGTCCGCTTTTTCGAGCGCTACGAGGACGAACAGGCCCTGGCCGCCCACTCCCAGACCGACCACTACCAGGCCTTCGCGGAGGCGCTGCCGGGGTGGCTGGCCGGCGAGCCCGAGGTGGTGCGGTTCGACGTCGACGAGATGTCCGAACTGGACCTGTGA
- a CDS encoding queuosine precursor transporter, which translates to MTSEESPTSGGRLPVPQLGLVALFVTALVTSQVTAAKLVGVELPVALPLAGETLLVPAAAFAYAVTFFASDCYAELYGRKAATRLVNVAFLMNFVLLGLVWLAIAAPVFAPASPVEQAPFARVLGASTGIVAGSLLAYLVSQHWDVFVFHRIRAYTGGERLWLRNLGSTLTSQFIDTVIFITVAFVVFQGLPPGEAIGLIVGQYVVKVGVAVLDTPFVYAVVAAVRAREDGPAPAAGIGD; encoded by the coding sequence ATGACGAGTGAGGAGTCGCCCACAAGCGGGGGACGGCTCCCGGTCCCGCAGCTGGGGCTGGTGGCGCTTTTCGTCACCGCGTTGGTCACCTCCCAGGTGACCGCCGCGAAGCTCGTCGGGGTGGAACTGCCAGTTGCGCTCCCGCTGGCGGGCGAGACGCTGCTCGTGCCGGCGGCCGCCTTCGCCTACGCGGTGACCTTCTTCGCCTCGGACTGTTATGCCGAACTCTACGGCCGGAAGGCGGCAACCAGGCTGGTGAACGTCGCCTTCCTGATGAACTTCGTCCTCTTGGGGCTGGTCTGGCTGGCCATCGCGGCCCCGGTGTTCGCACCGGCATCGCCGGTCGAACAGGCCCCCTTCGCGCGGGTGCTCGGCGCGAGTACGGGCATCGTGGCCGGGAGCCTGCTGGCCTACCTCGTCAGCCAGCACTGGGACGTGTTCGTCTTCCACCGGATCCGGGCGTACACCGGCGGCGAGCGGCTGTGGCTGCGCAACCTCGGCTCGACGCTCACGAGCCAGTTCATCGACACGGTCATCTTCATCACCGTCGCCTTCGTCGTCTTCCAGGGACTCCCGCCCGGGGAGGCGATCGGCCTGATCGTCGGCCAGTACGTCGTCAAGGTCGGGGTGGCCGTGCTCGACACCCCCTTCGTCTACGCCGTCGTGGCCGCGGTGCGCGCTCGCGAGGACGGGCCGGCCCCGGCGGCAGGGATAGGCGACTGA
- a CDS encoding helix-turn-helix domain-containing protein, with translation MRELVFALEYTPGCNRVADTLADHPAVRVRSLSLHATADSLWRVDHATGTPESLEAVEDAFLNSDYYADCLAAEDCGATQTTRVLDRTDDTLVLYSHWERTPTCESVPHIARDHLGDGVLFETRHEGRHYTWRLIHSGEGDVTAFFDDLEAAVGECARMEMLRTAETSAPAGAGEGGPSGLSPAQEAALRAAVEHGYYESPREVDVGELAEHLGVPRSTLTYRLRRAEEQLAKQHVAGEGVEEPPVSL, from the coding sequence ATGCGCGAACTCGTCTTCGCCCTCGAGTACACCCCCGGCTGTAACCGGGTGGCGGACACCCTCGCCGACCACCCGGCCGTCCGGGTCCGCTCGCTCTCGCTGCACGCGACTGCCGACAGCCTCTGGCGCGTCGACCACGCGACCGGGACCCCCGAGTCCCTCGAAGCGGTCGAAGATGCATTCCTCAACAGCGACTACTACGCGGACTGTCTCGCGGCCGAGGACTGCGGCGCGACCCAGACGACCCGCGTCCTCGACCGGACCGACGACACGCTCGTCCTGTACTCCCACTGGGAGCGGACGCCCACCTGCGAATCCGTTCCCCACATCGCCCGCGACCACCTCGGCGACGGGGTGCTGTTCGAGACCCGCCACGAGGGCCGCCACTACACGTGGCGGCTCATCCACTCCGGCGAGGGCGACGTGACGGCGTTTTTCGACGACCTCGAGGCGGCCGTCGGGGAGTGCGCCCGGATGGAGATGCTCCGAACCGCGGAGACGAGCGCACCGGCAGGGGCGGGCGAGGGGGGCCCGAGCGGGCTGTCCCCGGCACAGGAGGCCGCGCTCCGTGCCGCCGTCGAGCACGGCTACTACGAGTCCCCGCGGGAGGTCGACGTCGGCGAGCTGGCCGAGCACCTCGGCGTCCCGCGGTCGACGCTCACCTACCGACTCCGGCGGGCGGAGGAGCAGCTGGCGAAACAGCACGTCGCAGGCGAGGGGGTCGAGGAGCCGCCGGTCTCGCTCTGA
- a CDS encoding UPF0175 family protein — MKTVTTRIPEDDEEALAELEEEMSADRSEVLRRLIRQGLDDWRKERALDQLRDHSITLRRAAELADVPYVEMLTLAAEEGIDVGYTTDDLERDLDRM; from the coding sequence ATGAAGACGGTGACCACGCGCATCCCGGAGGACGACGAGGAGGCACTCGCCGAACTCGAGGAGGAGATGAGTGCCGACCGGTCGGAGGTACTTCGGCGTCTCATCCGCCAGGGGCTGGACGATTGGCGCAAGGAACGGGCGCTCGACCAGCTCCGCGACCACAGCATCACGCTCCGGAGGGCGGCGGAACTCGCAGACGTCCCGTATGTCGAGATGCTGACCCTCGCCGCCGAGGAGGGCATCGACGTCGGATACACGACCGACGATCTCGAGCGCGACCTCGACCGCATGTAG
- a CDS encoding ABC transporter ATP-binding protein: MPAIQTDSLRKAYGDVTALDGLSLSVAEGELFGLLGPNGAGKTTTMEVLTGQVDPDGGTASVLGVDPVAEPTAAREGVGILPEKESPPSFMTPREYFRFVGAVRGLPDETVDERVETWADRLDVAGKLDTLATDLSRGQQQKVMVAAAFLHEPALVFIDEPLANLDPIAQEGVKRFLSGYREAGNTVVLSTHDVSVAAELCTRVGVVHGGDLVREVRPADLDDGTTLLDVFMDAVGVGADGAVEAGRDDIGAKRTEDATHD, translated from the coding sequence GTGCCGGCGATCCAGACCGACTCCCTGCGGAAGGCGTACGGGGACGTGACCGCGCTCGACGGGCTCTCGCTCTCGGTGGCGGAGGGCGAGCTGTTCGGGCTGCTCGGCCCCAACGGCGCCGGCAAGACCACCACGATGGAGGTGCTGACCGGTCAGGTCGACCCCGACGGCGGAACGGCGAGCGTCCTGGGCGTCGACCCCGTCGCGGAGCCGACGGCGGCCCGCGAGGGAGTGGGGATCCTCCCCGAGAAGGAGTCCCCGCCCAGCTTCATGACGCCGCGGGAGTACTTCCGGTTCGTCGGCGCCGTCCGCGGGCTCCCCGACGAGACCGTCGACGAGCGGGTCGAAACCTGGGCCGACCGGCTCGACGTCGCCGGGAAGCTCGACACCCTCGCGACCGACCTCTCCCGGGGACAACAGCAGAAGGTGATGGTCGCCGCCGCCTTCCTCCACGAGCCCGCCCTCGTGTTCATCGACGAGCCGCTGGCGAACCTCGACCCCATCGCACAGGAGGGGGTCAAGCGGTTCCTGTCGGGCTACCGGGAGGCCGGCAACACGGTCGTCCTCTCGACACACGACGTGAGCGTGGCCGCGGAGCTGTGCACCCGGGTGGGGGTCGTCCACGGCGGCGACCTCGTCAGGGAGGTCCGACCCGCCGACCTCGATGACGGGACGACGCTGCTCGACGTGTTCATGGACGCCGTCGGAGTGGGGGCCGACGGTGCGGTTGAGGCGGGACGGGACGACATCGGGGCCAAGCGGACGGAGGACGCGACTCATGACTGA
- a CDS encoding heavy metal translocating P-type ATPase: protein MTENPDAAGQTGGGGQRRELTARLAVPEMDCPSCAQKVDRSLQRVDGVVDATLQPTTGTATVTYDSDRVAEADVVRAIENAGYEVVGGDDASSDAGPEVAPPSEIWTSPRALKTWTGAVLVVLGLLFEFVLTGQNVSVATVLDYPLHLADVLFLGATAVSGYPVVRGGYYSARNLSLDIDLLMGTAIIAATGIGYFVEAATLAVLFSIAELLEDYAMDRARDSLRELMELSPDEATVRRDGDEVTVPADEVEVGETVVVRPGEEIPLDGTVVEGGSAVDESPITGESVPVDKTVGDEVYAGSITEEGYLEFEVTAPASESTLSQVIEMVQGAQEKKTEKEQFVDRFAGYYTPTVVVLALLTAALPPLLISGGATVSLAGLSHTFTGSWQTWFIRGLTLLVIACPCAFVISTPVSVVSGITSAARNGVLVKGGNHLEAMGDVDAIALDKTGTLTKGELAVTDVVALDGASDEEVLRYAAALERRSEHPIAQAVLARAEDEDVGDLPPVETFESITGKGIRAAVDGETYYAGKPALFEELGFDLSHAHLRTDGGAAAEVADECEREDCADIESGALSRFEAEGKTVVLVGTDTELVGIVAIADEVRAGAERAVERLHDLGVAHVVMLTGDNEGTARAIAERVGVDEYRAELLPDEKVDAVEALQAEYGEVAMVGDGINDAPALATADVGVAMGAAGTDTALETADIALMGDDIGKLPYLYALSHKANGVIRQNIWGSLGVKALLALGVPLGLVSVALAVVVGDMGMSLGVTGNAMRLSRMKPDRLFGA, encoded by the coding sequence ATGACAGAGAACCCGGACGCCGCGGGGCAGACGGGCGGGGGCGGACAGCGACGGGAGCTGACTGCCCGCCTCGCCGTCCCCGAGATGGACTGTCCCTCGTGTGCACAGAAGGTCGACAGGAGCCTCCAGCGCGTCGACGGCGTCGTCGACGCCACGCTCCAGCCGACCACCGGCACGGCCACCGTCACCTACGACTCCGACCGCGTCGCCGAGGCCGACGTCGTCCGGGCCATCGAGAACGCGGGCTACGAGGTCGTCGGCGGGGACGACGCGTCGTCGGATGCCGGTCCGGAGGTCGCGCCCCCGTCGGAGATCTGGACGAGTCCGCGCGCCCTCAAGACGTGGACCGGTGCGGTGTTGGTCGTACTCGGCCTCCTCTTCGAGTTCGTCCTCACCGGGCAGAACGTCTCCGTGGCGACCGTTCTCGACTACCCCCTCCACCTCGCCGACGTCCTGTTTCTCGGCGCGACTGCCGTCAGCGGCTACCCGGTCGTCCGCGGCGGCTACTACTCGGCGAGAAACCTGAGCCTCGACATCGACCTGCTGATGGGGACGGCGATCATCGCCGCGACCGGTATCGGCTACTTCGTCGAGGCCGCGACGCTGGCGGTCCTGTTCAGCATCGCCGAGTTGCTGGAGGACTACGCGATGGACAGGGCGCGTGACTCCCTGCGCGAACTGATGGAGCTGTCGCCCGACGAGGCCACCGTCCGCCGCGATGGGGACGAGGTGACCGTCCCCGCCGACGAGGTCGAGGTCGGCGAGACCGTGGTCGTCCGCCCCGGCGAAGAGATACCGCTCGACGGCACCGTCGTCGAGGGCGGGAGCGCCGTCGACGAATCGCCGATCACCGGCGAGAGCGTCCCCGTCGACAAGACCGTCGGCGACGAGGTGTACGCCGGCAGCATCACCGAGGAAGGGTATCTCGAGTTCGAGGTCACCGCGCCCGCCTCGGAGTCGACGCTCTCGCAGGTCATCGAGATGGTGCAGGGCGCACAGGAGAAGAAAACGGAGAAAGAGCAGTTCGTCGACCGGTTCGCGGGCTACTACACCCCGACGGTCGTCGTCCTGGCGCTCCTGACCGCCGCGCTCCCGCCGCTGCTCATCAGCGGGGGAGCCACCGTCAGTCTCGCCGGCCTCTCGCACACCTTCACCGGGAGCTGGCAGACGTGGTTCATCCGCGGACTCACCCTGCTGGTGATCGCCTGCCCGTGTGCGTTCGTCATCTCGACGCCCGTCTCCGTGGTGTCGGGGATCACCAGCGCCGCCAGGAACGGCGTCCTGGTCAAGGGCGGCAACCACCTCGAAGCGATGGGCGACGTGGACGCTATCGCCCTCGACAAGACGGGCACCCTCACGAAGGGCGAACTCGCCGTCACGGACGTGGTGGCGCTCGACGGTGCGAGCGACGAGGAGGTACTCCGGTACGCGGCCGCGCTCGAGCGGCGCAGCGAACACCCTATCGCCCAAGCGGTCCTCGCCCGGGCCGAAGACGAAGACGTCGGCGACCTGCCGCCGGTCGAGACGTTCGAGAGCATCACCGGGAAGGGGATCCGCGCGGCTGTCGACGGCGAGACGTACTACGCGGGCAAACCTGCCCTCTTCGAGGAACTGGGTTTTGACCTGTCTCACGCCCACCTCCGTACCGACGGTGGCGCGGCCGCCGAGGTGGCCGACGAGTGCGAGCGCGAGGACTGCGCCGACATCGAGAGCGGCGCACTCTCCCGGTTCGAGGCCGAGGGGAAGACGGTCGTCCTCGTGGGGACGGACACCGAACTGGTCGGTATCGTCGCCATCGCCGACGAGGTGCGAGCGGGCGCCGAGCGGGCGGTCGAGCGGCTGCACGACCTCGGCGTCGCGCACGTGGTGATGCTGACCGGCGACAACGAGGGGACGGCCCGCGCCATCGCCGAGCGCGTCGGCGTCGACGAGTACCGCGCCGAACTGCTTCCCGACGAGAAGGTCGACGCCGTGGAGGCGCTGCAGGCGGAGTACGGCGAGGTCGCGATGGTCGGCGACGGGATCAACGACGCGCCCGCGCTGGCGACCGCCGACGTCGGGGTCGCGATGGGTGCCGCGGGGACGGACACCGCCCTCGAGACTGCCGACATCGCGCTGATGGGCGACGACATCGGCAAGCTGCCGTACCTCTACGCGCTGTCGCACAAGGCAAACGGCGTGATCCGTCAGAACATCTGGGGGAGCCTCGGCGTGAAGGCACTGCTCGCGCTCGGCGTCCCGCTGGGACTGGTGAGCGTCGCCCTCGCGGTCGTCGTCGGCGACATGGGGATGAGCCTCGGCGTGACCGGCAACGCGATGCGGCTGTCGCGGATGAAGCCCGACCGGCTTTTCGGTGCCTGA
- a CDS encoding ribbon-helix-helix domain-containing protein, whose product MPKISVEVPRELLEDLDEHVGEDGKFVNRSEAVRASVRKTLDILDEVDARHGRLDDDE is encoded by the coding sequence GTGCCCAAAATCAGCGTCGAGGTGCCACGCGAGCTGCTGGAGGACCTCGACGAGCACGTCGGCGAGGACGGGAAGTTCGTCAACCGCAGCGAGGCGGTCCGGGCCTCGGTCCGGAAGACCCTCGACATCCTCGACGAGGTCGACGCCCGCCACGGCCGGCTCGACGATGACGAGTGA
- a CDS encoding RlmE family RNA methyltransferase: MSGKDEYYNKAKQQGYRARSAYKLQQLDETAGLLGEGRTVVDLGAAPGGWLQVAAERVGERGRVVGVDRQSIDPLEEPAATVEYVRGDITDEETVARVREAVGGEADVVLSDMAPNMTGEYDLDHARSVHLARQAFSIAEDLLEAGGDLAVKVFDGRDLDDLQADMEGEFEYVRQVRPDASRDSSSELYLVAKNRLTAPVRTGDRLTVDVVDEGEDGDGVAKVDGFTLFVPGADPGETVEVAVTDVKPRYGFAERVE; encoded by the coding sequence ATGTCCGGAAAAGACGAATACTACAACAAGGCCAAACAGCAGGGCTACCGCGCCCGGTCGGCCTACAAGCTCCAGCAGCTCGACGAGACTGCCGGCCTGCTGGGGGAGGGCCGGACGGTGGTCGACCTCGGGGCCGCGCCGGGCGGGTGGCTCCAGGTCGCCGCCGAGCGGGTGGGCGAACGCGGCCGGGTGGTCGGCGTCGACCGCCAGTCCATCGACCCGCTGGAGGAGCCCGCAGCGACGGTCGAGTACGTCCGCGGCGACATCACCGACGAGGAGACCGTCGCGCGGGTCCGCGAGGCCGTCGGCGGCGAGGCCGACGTCGTCCTCTCGGACATGGCGCCGAACATGACCGGCGAGTACGACCTCGACCACGCCCGCTCGGTCCACCTCGCCCGGCAGGCTTTCTCTATCGCCGAGGACCTCCTGGAAGCGGGCGGGGACCTCGCCGTGAAGGTCTTCGACGGCCGCGACCTCGACGACCTCCAGGCCGACATGGAGGGGGAGTTCGAGTACGTCCGCCAGGTCCGCCCCGACGCCTCGCGGGACTCCTCCTCGGAGCTGTATCTCGTCGCGAAGAACCGCCTGACCGCACCCGTCCGGACCGGCGACCGGCTGACCGTCGACGTGGTCGACGAGGGGGAGGACGGCGACGGCGTCGCGAAGGTCGACGGCTTTACGCTCTTTGTCCCCGGCGCCGACCCCGGCGAGACCGTCGAGGTGGCAGTGACGGACGTGAAACCGCGGTACGGCTTCGCCGAGCGGGTGGAGTAA